One genomic segment of Balaenoptera musculus isolate JJ_BM4_2016_0621 chromosome 11, mBalMus1.pri.v3, whole genome shotgun sequence includes these proteins:
- the LOC118904036 gene encoding signal recognition particle 14 kDa protein-like codes for MVLLEREQFLTELTSLFQKCRLSGSVFITLNKYDGRTKPIPRKGFVEGFEPSDNKCLLRATDGKKKISAVVSSKEVNKFQMAYSNLLRANMDGLEKRDKKSKRKKSKAAQ; via the coding sequence ATGGTGCTGCTGGAGAGGGAGCAGTTCCTGACAGAGCTGACCAGCCTCTTCCAGAAGTGCCGGTTGTCGGGCAGCGTGTTCATCACCCTGAACAAGTATGATGGTCGAACTAAACCCATTCCAAGGAAGGGTTTTGTGGAGGGCTTTGAGCCCTCAGACAACAAGTGTCTGTTAAGAGCTACCGATGGGAAAAAGAAGATCAGCGCTGTGGTGAGCTCCAAAGAAGTGAATAAGTTTCAGATGGCTTATTCAAACCTATTGAGAGCTAACATGGATGGGCTGGAGAAGAGGGACAAAAAGAGCAAGAGGAAGAAGAGCAAAGCAGCGCAGTGA